CTTCTCATTATGATCACAACTACTTTCTCAACTCAGTATTActatataacaatatatcagTTTTAAAGGAATATATAAATCTAAACATTTGAAATGGAATTGGCATCAAACTACTTCATATCTATTAATTTTACCTCCATATGTTTAATGTTTGTTgttgaaatttgttttcatcATTAGGCAGAATTTATAAATTAAGAGTAGATTTGAGTATATATTGAATCATTTGATAGAATAGTTCGCGTACAGTCAACCCCAGATCACGAGATATCATTATAAGACAGTTTTGACTTGACAAATCTATTGTTCTTTACCTGCGTTGCGGGTAAATGGCTGACTAGACACGTGTGTTTCAATGTGGGCACACATATGTATCTATTAGCCGTTGTACGATACTCAACGAATCACAGCCATGCCATATACGTACATAACAGATATCTTTTAACCACACCCTCCATTATTTTTATCGAGCGATTGCACCTACACACACTAGCTCTACATATTCCTGGTTGATTTTCCTGAAGGATGCTCATAATGACATCAACACTGCAATTGATATCAAGATGAAACTGGATAAGATACTAGCAAGTGGggcattataattatttataccAGTTTAATCGTGTAAAGGGACGAAACTTCCTATTCTTCTAATTGATTTTCTACTTCTTTACTTCTCTCTAGACACCGCTTATCGTTTGGCCAACAATTGAGGAAGTCTTTTGGTTCTGTCCACTGGCAGAGACACACTATAGTCTATAAAActtggtagtttctgttcctgatTTGCGATTAGCAGAAAAGGAGTGGGGCAATATGACCGGATGTGTTCGGTGTCGGCAGCATTGGGATAGCACATTAAAAAAGAGCTCCACCATTACAAGTAGACAGCAAATTtacaccgcagcctcccaaaacatacagatattcaaCTACCGCAACATGCTGTAGGCATAGGGAGCATCCTTAAATagtcctggctgttaattggaaATTAAACCTAATAAATCAGGATACTGAGGCTTGGTAACATGTGGCTCAGTGACGGACATTCTAATATGGTTCCTTTGGAGTTCAAACATAAAATTATGATATCTattgtttctgtttttaaatTGATTGAATTAAGGAACTGGGACGACTGATAGCtcgttgtaagtataatgtgaccgcgTAGGGTGTCATGTTTAGTTTCTATATTACAAAGAGACAACATGAATGTACAGCAACCTCTCCAAACacataaatttaattatatactgtGTTGAAATAGTGTTTTGTTTCAAACATAAATCATAACTACACATTTGCTTgtttactttattattttatgaacaAAGGATAcatttgttataaattttgataatttaaggTAAAGAAACATATTATTTGTATTGAACAAATGatggatacatacatgtaatttatacatttttattcgGTAAAGCGACCAATTAGTGTTGCTTCTCCTGTTTCGTCGCTTTTATCTTCAgttttaaattacaatattgaaCCTGGTATAGAAATTTCCTTTTTGAAACAAAGCACAttacaatgtaaacaattttataaGTGATCTCTCTGGACAGGAAAACGTTTTTGATTGATAAACTAAATGTTGTCCTCTTCCTTGATGATCCAAATTCCATTGTAATGCTGCTCTCATATACCTCACATTTGGTCTGAAAAAAGAGGTTGTAAACGTCATATGGTAACTGACAATGGAACGAGCCACATAATTCcagttaatatatatttgtaacagagagagagagagagagtgagagagagagagagagagagagagagagagagagagagagatggtgaattttttttttcaattcagtTATTGAAATGATGCATATGGGCATTTATTGCAAAAACATCAGACAAGTGAACTCAGTCTTGTGAATCAAGGGTCATTATTACGTATGTGTTTTCTACAAATGGCATTTGGTTTCcatatattgaaaaaatgaatgGATAATTTGCCTCAGATTGCTGGTGGAATCTAAGAGATTTTATTAATATCTTACCTTCCTTCTTTAGTATTCTATTTCATCGACATCATCGTAACAAAAGCTGCAAACAAAAAACCAAGGCATACATGAATATCACATACactctgtacatgtataaacaataaaatattttcaatgtatgtcgttgtataaaaaaatattatacatacattataataATCTTCTCAGCGTTGACTCAAAAACTATCtattatgaaaatatgataAACCTCTATAGTTTATACGTTTGTATGTACAGAAATGAATCTAACTTTAGAACCAAATAGTACAACTGGCACGTTATTTAACCAGTCCttacaaaaatacattgtaagCATATATACCACATTGAGGGACACTCTTTCCGTTAAATTGATGCATATTAACCAAAGTTTTGTATTATAAATCTTTGTAGAATAGACAAGATCGTAAGTTACCATCGTAGTTGATGAGACCGTTGCCGTCAAGATCAGCTTCTCGTATCATTTCGTCCACCTCCTCATCCGTCAGTTTGTCCCCTATCGTGGTCATGATGTGGCGGAACTCTACAGCATTAATAAATCCAGTCCCTTCTTTATCAAAAATACGGAAATCTTCCTTTAGATCCTCTTCGTCCTCCTCTGGGTCCTCTAGCTTCTTACTCATCATCACAAGAAAGCTTGGAAAATCAACCATCCCAGTTcctaaatagataaatatatatttattttatttatatggtGTTTAACACCGTTTTAAACATACTGTTTAAATTATATCGTTTGTTACCTTTATTTAGAGTACGGAGAGTGAGAAAGGCAGCTATATGGTGGAGCACGTGGCAGTGTGTAGAGATTTATGTAAACTTGTTTTCGGGAGGAAACATACCTAGTGAACACTATAATCAATTCTAATTTAGGACCATTAGATGTATAATCACCGataaaaactaaattatttaCGGTCTATGTGAATTTTTataatatgaattaaaatacagattggAATTATGCGTATTGACCTACCGTCTCGGTCTGCTGCTTTTACCCACTCCGTGAGTTGTGTAAGGGTTGGGTTCATTCCTAGGGATCTCATCACTGTCCCACAGTCTTTGGCTGGTATGGCACCTTCACCAGCGTCAAATACCGTAAAGGCTTCCTTAAACTCTGTCATCAAATTAACATAGTTAACAAATACCGTAAGGGCTTCCTTAAACTCTGTCATCAATTAACATAATTAATCTGTCATCGAATACCGTAAAGGCTTCCTTAAACTCTGTCATCAAGTTAACATAGTTAACCTGGCGTGTCATCGAATACCGTAAATGCCCCTCCTAAAGTATGTGATCAAATCAACATCATATAATTGGCTGTAATCGAATATTTTACACTttaccaaataaatatttgacataaagtatataaatatatcaacatcatcaacattacatcataaaactatttttagATCGATTTAAAAAAGACATACTTGGAAGCAAGTTTGCATAATGTTATCTCGTGTGTTAAACAATTCGGAAATGTTCACATCTTACCATTTATCTGCTCTTCAGTTAAATGTTCAACCTGAAAGATATAAGTTAAATACAGATAAGTACATCATTTGTGATTAGATATTACAAATGAATGTACACGTAAGACACAGTTTAACCATATCTAAACCAAAGAAAATGTCTATCATGCTCCTTAAACTTTACAATGTACTTTTACCgttatttttagaaaaccgaaacagatattttacaatatatatgtataatacaatgaaTAATGTAAACACCATTTATAGTATTGTTATATGGATTTGCTGTTAAAAAGAAATCATACTAGTAATATACAATTAATAATCAAAATGGGAAACGAAATTCACTAATGTTACACTGTAAATATACACCAAATCTTATCGTAGTAACACCTACCATTTTCAACTGTTAGCGATGGGTCCCTCATTTGCGTGTTGAGAGACGTTCGGAACACAGGTTCATGACGTTTGTATTTTGATTTGTAAAACAAAGGATATTTTTAAATCACCATAGGGCACGCTTACCAAAACATGTAACAGAGTAATTTTTATGagttgttttcttttaattaatttataaaatatttttgtaatgtatCAGTATTGAAACAATAACATTAGCAAATAGCCATTATAGTTACTTGAAACTACTGTGTCATCTAGAGTGTATTATTAAAGCATGTGGACGCTAGTCTGGCTGGATGTGACTCCTTTGACAGCTATACTGGCGACGGTATCCCAGCTTGTGATTCCTCTACTCATTGGAGTAATGAGTGCTATTTGAACTGTTGTGAAACCTATTGtcttaaaatgtttgtttggtACCTTTAAGAAAGAACCGATATGTGTTTGTCAACAAACTGTAAACAGTGTTACAATAGACTATCCGTCTCCTGTATTTAATTCAATAGttcatatgtttataaataaatgtgtgtgtgagtgtgtgtgtgtgtgtactgGCAACACATAAAACAACCTGgtggaaatgaaaacaaataaatgtatcGCCAATTGAGAATAAGTACTTAAATCACTTATCGAGAGTCGATAtagaacaaaataaacatatctgataacagaacatttcaggaTCCGTCACAGCTGGTTACCagtagatatacaatgtacgatCCAAGGGAGACTACTCCAGTAATACATTGCAATCAACATTTGTACCAAATCCATTTATATTTcctatatattttgtgttgtctGGAGACGGTTATTTCTTCCCTGACAATCGGCGTCATATCATGAATTACGAACTTCATTTCTGGGTTTTTCTTTGTGGGTAAACAATTTGTTTGAGTCCGATATTTTGTTCTTGCATATGCAAATTAATTTGAAACAAATCTATATCTGAATTAACTTCTAAACTAAAAACGATTTTACAAAAGACATATTTTCCACCTTTAGCCCTATACTATACAACCGTTCGCTCTTCTATAGCCCAATTATTATACAGACAACACTTATGTATGAAGTAAACaccaaataaaatcatataatcAAAGGTCGAATAGTTTGTTATTTGTATGGATGGATGACAAAAACCAGCTTAAGGTTAGGCAATCAGAGGTCAGTACTCTCTTTAGTAACTTTTTTATCTGCACGCCAGTTGGAATTTCCCAAAGTCAATCACAATAAAGAATACTTAGTTTACAGTACAATTGATGATAAGACAAACCAATCGTGTCGCTATAACCAATTAACAACTAACATAGCAAGGACATTAAAATGATGaaatcatacatgtaaataagacatttaattattttcctttttataaACTGATTGTGGGTTTATTTCTACATGAATATAATTGATGGgcaaatgaaaacaatttattttaaatgtttcattgtaactgtcaataaaaacatatcacaAGATATATGAATACCATTAGAACATGTCTGTCAAACATGtcgatttttttatcattaatgtAAACCGTCATCGTTTTCTACAATATTATCAATTATGCTGGAGAGATACATATACCGTAGATTGCTTATTTAGATAAATGCAATTAGAAAATGATATTACATATGCAAAAGTAAATAACACGTGTTCCTAATAAGTATAAATACACAGTTATGACACATAATTCGGAAATTCGGTAAAAAAATCAGTTGTGATATTCTGTTCTGATGAAAACAccattattaaataattttaatatgttatgTTGTTAAACTAAATGCTATGTTACTTTGAGTAATTGGCACTTCCTCCGCCTGTTTTATCGCATGAAACGACGCTATGCTATCACTTTCTTTAATAATGTGTAAAAaccaatatttttatttataattttggaTTTGGGCCAAACAATTACTTGTTCAAAGGTCATTTTATCAATCCAGCCTACAATTAAACAAAAGAATACACATTGAAAGAAAACAATTGCCATGCAAgtgaataattaaataaatactaATTATCGACAGAGTTTCATCTTTCGGCAGATTAAAGTCCGACACAAGCTTTTAACTTAGCTTTATACGTCGAGACTAAAGAATAATGAgccaaaatatcaaaattgactgCGAGAATTCGATGGAAATGAAAAGGagacatgacattgacaacaggtaaggaacaatcgggtggaaattaaaaggagatatgacattgacaacaggtaaggaacaatcgggtggaaattaaaaggagacatgacattgacaacaggtaaggaataatcgggtggaaattaaaaggagacatgacattgacaacaggtaaggaataatcgggtggaaattaaaaggagacatgacattgacaacaggtaagGAACAATCGGATGGAAATTAAAAGGAGATATGATATTGACAATAGGTAAGGAACAATCGGGTGGAAATTAAAAGGAGACGTGAAATTGACAACAGGTAGGGAGTAATCGGATGGAAATTGAAAGAAGACTTGACATTACAACAGGTAAGGAATAATCGGGT
The nucleotide sequence above comes from Argopecten irradians isolate NY chromosome 1, Ai_NY, whole genome shotgun sequence. Encoded proteins:
- the LOC138314487 gene encoding calmodulin-like encodes the protein MVEHLTEEQINEFKEAFTVFDAGEGAIPAKDCGTVMRSLGMNPTLTQLTEWVKAADRDGTGMVDFPSFLVMMSKKLEDPEEDEEDLKEDFRIFDKEGTGFINAVEFRHIMTTIGDKLTDEEVDEMIREADLDGNGLINYDAFVTMMSMK